Proteins encoded in a region of the Pelmatolapia mariae isolate MD_Pm_ZW linkage group LG16_19, Pm_UMD_F_2, whole genome shotgun sequence genome:
- the commd8 gene encoding COMM domain-containing protein 8, whose amino-acid sequence MAELTENMVVLLSALANKDCRKLCHRVVDSLCGREPPHRGDYSATWSLQEWLQLLDSLTALFRLAVVNNISDEVVLSQLSDVSSSQAEVVLSVLRAREEEIRCTLLDRTNSISSATLQDFDWQLKLALSSDKISSLHTPLLSLSLDVRENGVLRPVTLEMNRDELGMLISSLESANKVVLQLK is encoded by the exons ATGGCGGAACTAACTGAAAACATGGTGGTTTTACTGAGTGCATTAGCTAACAAGGACTGCCGAAAA CTGTGCCACAGGGTGGTGGATAGTCTGTGTGGGCGGGAGCCTCCTCACAGGGGGGATTACAGCGCCACCTGGAGCCTGCAGGAGTGGCTGCAGCTGCTGGACTCGCTGACAGCTCTGTTCCGTTTGGCAGTGGTCAACAACATCTCTGATGAAGTG GTGCTGTCCCAGTTGTCAGATGTGAGCAGCAGCCAAGCTGAGGTTGTGTTGAGTGTGCTCAGAGCAAGGGAAGAGGAGATCCGCTGCACCCTGCTGGACAGAACCAACTCCATCTCCTCTGCTACTCTGCAGGACTTTGATTGGCAACTTAAG TTAGCTCTGTCCAGTGATAAGATATCATCTCTCCACACGCCTCTGCTCAGTCTCAGTCTAGATGTGCGAGAAAATGGAGTCCTCCGGCCTGTCACTTTGGAGATGAACAGAGATGAGCTAGGCATGCTCATCAGTTCATTAGAGTCTGCTAATAAG GTAGTGTTGCAGCTGAAATGA